Below is a window of Oligoflexia bacterium DNA.
AGGCGTGTGATTTTCTCAAGTGCTTGGGGAGCGAGTGTTGATCCGTTGTCACCCTCGAGTCCTTGGGTGTTTATGAGTTCAAACGGAATAGGTTTTGTAGTTCCGCGTACAAGAGAGTGATCGTAAAAATTTACACCGAGCCAATCAATTTTAGCATGCAATATCATCTCACTTGTCAGAATATTTCTTTGGAAGATAATTTGTTTATCCCAAATAATTCCAGGTTGTGTGTAACGAAATTCTAAGTGTCCTGTTTCTGTAGCTCTGAGCCAGGCCCAGTTACTTATTTCTGAAAGCTCTTTTGCTGCTCGAACGTCTTGTTCATTTTTGAGATCAAAAGGATCAAAAAGCTTAAACCCATAGGCAACACCCACATTGTTTGTACTTCTGGCTTTGTGAAAAGCATACACAGCTAAACGATGAGCCCGTACCGTGTTAAAGGCCGCTTCAAAACCGTTACTGAGACCTTTTTTATGTGGAGGTATTTCACCATTCACATACGCCAAATGTATAAAACCCATCGGGTCATTAAAGGTCATCCAAAGTCCACAGACGTCACTTAAGTTTTGAGCAACATATTGAGCATAGCGTGCAAAATACTCGGGGCTTTGAGCTGAAAGCCATCCACCATTTTGATTAAACCAAATGGGGTGAGTAAAATGATGAAGCGATATCATTGGTCTTAGACCCAACTCGCGCATTCTCTTAAGCACTGTTTTATAATGAGCCATCACTTCAGAGTTAAAAATGCCAGGTTGGGGTTCAATTTTTTCCCACGATAATGAAATGCGAATGGTATTTAGACCGGTACTTTTTGCAGCTTGAAGGTCGTCTTCGTATCGGTTCCAGTGATCAATAGACAAATCAGCATTATCGCCGTTAGCGATGGGTGAATTTTCGGTAGCAGGATGCTCAAATTGATACCAGTCGCCGTTTTCACCGCCACCAGTTACGCCCTCAGTTTGGTGGGCAGAGAAAGCTGCACCCCAGAGAAAGCTCTTTGGGTATTGTTTTGTCTGTGAATGTGCCGGAAAATTTATGGTGACTATACTTAAAAAAATACCAATGAATAAAAAGGTTCGCATGCTGTACATCAAAGTTCCCCATAAAAATTACCCAGGCTTCTTATGACTCATTGGGCTCAGCATTCCAAGAAAAAACTGCACGGCTAAGTTGTGGTTTTGAAATGTTGACAGTCTAAGAGGTGGGGTCTATGAACATGAAGACTTGGTTCGATAGGAGATCACACGATGTTTACAAAGATTTTAGCAATTGGGTTTGCCTCATTAATCGGTTTTTCAGCTCACGGTGCTGATAAGAAAATTCGCATCGGCCTTTCAATGGACACTCTCAAAGAAGAGCGTTGGCAACGTGACCGAGATCTTTTTGTGAAACGTGCAAAAGAGCTAGGGGCCGAGGTTCTAGTTCAATCAGCCAATGGAAACGATGCTTTGCAATTCAGCCAAGCAGAAAATCTACTCACCCAAGGTGTAGATGTTTTAGTTGTGGTTCCCCATAACGGTGTAGTAGCCGCATCGATAGTAGTAGCCGCTCACAAAGCTGGTAAAAAAGTCGTAAGCTATGACCGTTTGATTCAAAATTCAGATGTAGATCTCTACTTATCTTTTGACCCAGTTGAAGTAGGACGACTTCAAGCCGCTTATCTAGTTGAGCATGTGAAAAAAGGAAATTTCGTGTTGATTGGTGGTTCACCCACTGATTCAAACGCAAAACTTGCACGAAAAGGTCAAATGCAAGCACTTCAACCGGCCATTGACCGTGGCGATATTAAAATTGTAACAGACGCTTGGGCTCGTGAGTGGCAAGCGAGTGAGGCATTGAAGCACACGGAGAATGCTCTAAGTAAAAACAATAATAATGTTCAAGCAATTGTAGCTTCAAATGACGGAACAGCCGGTGGTGCTATATCTGCACTCAAACAACAAAATCTTGCTGGCAAAGTAATGGTTTCTGGTCAAGACGCTGATCTAACTGCATGTCAACGTATCGTTGAAGGCACACAAAGCATGACTGTTTACAAACCCATCCAAGCCCTTGCCTATAAAGCAGCTGAATCTGCAGTTGCTTTGGCTAAAGGCGAAGCTGTTGTAGCCAATACAACAATCAATAATGGTAAAAAAGAAGTTCCATCTTTATTAATTAAGCCAATTCAAGTTGATAAAAATAATATCGACTTAACAGTGGTTAAAGATGGTTTTCATCCTCGTGAAGCTGTTTACAAAAACGTCGCTAAACGCAAATAAAATTCATGACTGACAATGTGCTTCTTGAAATGCGTGGAATTTCAAAGGAGTTCTCGGGTGTCCGAGCGCTTAACCTTGTTTCTTTTAACGTAAAACAAGGCGAAATTCATGCACTGTGTGGTGAGAACGGTGCTGGCAAGAGCACACTCATGAAAATTTTGGCAGGATTTTATCCTCATCGTTCATATTCAGGGGATGTGCTAATTAATGGCAAGACCCAAGAGTACAAAGGTATTCGTGATAGTGAAAAAGCTGGAATTGCCATTATTCATCAAGAGCTATCACTTATTCCTGAGATGACCATTGGAGAAAATATTTTTATTGGCCGAGAACCTTCTTCGTTAGGATTCATCGATTGGAACACTCTTTACACTAAAACTAAAAAATTACTTGATTCAATAGGGCTTAAAATTAATCCGCTAACACCTGTAAAACATTTGGGCATCGGGCAACAACAACTTGTCGAAATCGCAAAAGCTCTGAGCCATAACCCCAGCATTCTTGTACTTGATGAACCCACATCGGCTTTAGCAAAAGATGAAATTGAAATTTTATTAAAACTTTTAAAAGATCTTAAAAACCGCGGCGTCACATGTGTACTTATCTCTCATAAACTTAATGAAGTATTAGACGTGTCAGATAGAATCACTATTTTAAGAGATGGTAGGGCAGTAAAAACACTAGAGCTTAGTGAAGCGACTCAAGATATTATTATTTCCCATATGGTTGGGCGT
It encodes the following:
- the xylF gene encoding D-xylose ABC transporter substrate-binding protein; its protein translation is MFTKILAIGFASLIGFSAHGADKKIRIGLSMDTLKEERWQRDRDLFVKRAKELGAEVLVQSANGNDALQFSQAENLLTQGVDVLVVVPHNGVVAASIVVAAHKAGKKVVSYDRLIQNSDVDLYLSFDPVEVGRLQAAYLVEHVKKGNFVLIGGSPTDSNAKLARKGQMQALQPAIDRGDIKIVTDAWAREWQASEALKHTENALSKNNNNVQAIVASNDGTAGGAISALKQQNLAGKVMVSGQDADLTACQRIVEGTQSMTVYKPIQALAYKAAESAVALAKGEAVVANTTINNGKKEVPSLLIKPIQVDKNNIDLTVVKDGFHPREAVYKNVAKRK
- a CDS encoding family 1 glycosylhydrolase — protein: MRTFLFIGIFLSIVTINFPAHSQTKQYPKSFLWGAAFSAHQTEGVTGGGENGDWYQFEHPATENSPIANGDNADLSIDHWNRYEDDLQAAKSTGLNTIRISLSWEKIEPQPGIFNSEVMAHYKTVLKRMRELGLRPMISLHHFTHPIWFNQNGGWLSAQSPEYFARYAQYVAQNLSDVCGLWMTFNDPMGFIHLAYVNGEIPPHKKGLSNGFEAAFNTVRAHRLAVYAFHKARSTNNVGVAYGFKLFDPFDLKNEQDVRAAKELSEISNWAWLRATETGHLEFRYTQPGIIWDKQIIFQRNILTSEMILHAKIDWLGVNFYDHSLVRGTTKPIPFELINTQGLEGDNGSTLAPQALEKITRL